In the Drosophila willistoni isolate 14030-0811.24 chromosome 3R, UCI_dwil_1.1, whole genome shotgun sequence genome, GGAAATACAAACCCTGAACTTTGAATGAGTAAAGGATTTAATGATgtaaaaaaggcaaatttcGAAAgaatataatgaaatttcaGTTGATAAATCGTCTGTGTTGCCAAAATTGGTTTTGGAATCTATTTGAACTAATAGAATGTTATATACTACGCCAATTCTGTATGAATTAATTTCTCTTTGCATCTTTAAGTGTTAAGtttcctttatttttactaCTGTAGACCCCCCtttaaatataacaaaatCTTATTCAAGAGTGTATATTACTGAAATACAGCTAGTCTAAAGTTACTCACTGTCTTATCTAACAGTTGAGTGAATCATAAAGTTTGCCAGTTTCGAGATGTGCATAAATTTAGTTTGCTAAATCGTGATATTTGATCGTTGCAACTTTGCGTTAAGTGCGTGAGTTAGCCGCAAAAGGTACAAGAATTGCTAACCGTGTTACACCgacgcacacacagacacacacacacacaaaatccTACAACATACTATAAAGGCTAACATCATTGTaagccgccgctgctgctactgttattgttgttttttttgctgctgttgtagtATAGAATGTTTACACCTACACACATAGCCGCAGGCATACAAGCGCACGCACACATTGTCAAACACCTGCCCCACAGTTCTCCCTTCTTTAgtggtgtgcgtgtgtgtgtgagggtaTAGTACGCACTCAGCAGCAAATAACTTgactgctgttgctgctgcgcATGCTGCGCCAAGCGTCAAAAAAATggcaattttcatttatttcttttttttttgctgctgctgcttatgAATATGAAAGTCACTCATACtcccacacatacatacatacttatgcATTAATGTTCATGTTGGTTGCTCCATTTTCAGTGAccatttacattttacttCCCCCCTTGGGATTTTGTcttatgtgtctgtgtgtgtgtgtgtgtgtgtgttcgcgCCGTTTTGGCATTTGATTTGGCTTATTACCACTTTtggatttgttgtttttcttttatttatatacctTTCGATTTGTCtgtaatttcattttcattcaatgTTTCCTTACTCACATTTTTTGCATTGAAATATATGTGGTATGTGTATCGTGTACATATGTGGGTGTGTACGTGTATGTGTGGGTTCTACACGTGTATGTGTGCAGTGTTTTTTGTTCCCCCTCTCTTACACTTTTACTTTTAGTCTGTTAACAgagctgttttttttttttttttgccacattATAGTTACACACGCGACactttttttcattcttttttttcctgttttctgtttttggtttttaataaattcttttatcGCACTCACGAGGTTTTTCGTGAAAATTTTTTTCCTCAGCAGCAACGTCTGCTGTAGGGCAAGGGAGGGTGGGGACAAAAACGCCCCCTATTGGGGTATAGAGCGAAATTTTTCGCTTagcgtttttttttccttaacAAAATTTGTCTTTAGAAGTAACTTTTTCTTGATAATTATTTGCTGATGATCTCGTTTTagtaatatataaaaataaccaACACTTTCAATTCTCGATTTGaggaatatttttttgtggtattAACCTTTTATTTCtggggctgctgctgctgccttttTCTTGCTGCTTTTTTTCGGGTggccttttttcttttcttttttttgttgcctgtTTCACGTTAGCGCGCTGGGAAATTTTCACATAAATGCACATAGAACTTATACTAGGACTACGAGTTTTACATATTACtgattttaaacaattttattgactagtatagaaaaaaattccaattattaattcttttttcttatgTTTTTTTGGGTATAGCAGTTGGGTTTTAATGCGAAAACCGAAAAGTGGGTCATCTCGGTCGCGCTGCTTGGCCCAACtgctggcctggcctggcccCAGAGTAGAGTGGCAAAAAGGAATCGATTTTTCTAACGGGTAATTCTCTCCCGCCTTGGGGTTGATAAGAATGTTAATGCTCTGTGAGGCTGTTAACATTCACTGCTAACTCCAGTTCATTCGATTTCTCTTTATTTCCTCCCTCCCACCCAatcactttctttttctctctgtctccttCCCAACACTGGGTCAGTTTTCAAAAAGGCCGCTCgttaatcaaaaataattgaaCATTATGAATGGATTTTGTTGTATGAAaatcattaattaaaaatgcgaaatttgaatataaattaaatacatttattCGTCAtcattttttatgttgtttattttaattctgTTCTATTTCTACATTatgagtttttcttttttattattatttcatataacattttctttttaaaaataaaataatttgtttctttatctTGTTGTCTTTCGCATTTATATCAAATCGAACATAtacattaattaattaattaattaagtatagtttattaatttttatttttcattcatttattttaatttcaaactCTAACAATTAAAAACAGTTAAAAATTCAAGTGGTTTTTTCTCTCATAGTACATACATTTCCTGtgtcgtttgtttttttatttttttttttttttttatttgtttactaattttaaatttatccatagataaacaaaacaaagtcTAATGTTGTCGTAGTTAACAGAAAACGTATGAATTATTTACAAtaaaattgcaaacaaaagtcattttaataaataatttctcAATCCATAATTACAAAATTGTAGAATTTGATGCGTTCTCTTTTTAGTTCAATTAGAATTCAGTTGTGATTAtcctttatatatttaaatataagtGTCTGTATGTAGATTAGGcctatttatttaattacaacAGGAGGGGAAGGGGTCTATTTAGTAAGTGCTTGATCCCTTACTTTTATTCTCAGTTGgtgttttgtgttgtttttgttttatttatttttaaacataaaattaaaatgccaCTAAGTTTTGccataataattaaaacatttaattttctACTCGCATTTACTCTTAACTGTCAGCATTATTTGATTCGTTTGCCGTATTAGAAAAAGTGCACTTATGAATACTGCATTCGGTctgcaaataaaagaaatgaataaataattaaacaaattatcgTTGACCTTTAGACTTGGCCAAATAAGACCAATTTGGTCTAATTTAATCAACCGCCACTTCATCCCACCACCAGCCCACTGCCAAAACGAATCAAATCAATTATTAAGCCAAATTGCCTTATAATCGATTATCTGCCATAAATAAACAGCCGCTGGCCATTATCAAGGCCGTCTTGAAATGAATGGGCCAATTAGAGATTCgatttacaatttaaattgtGTGCTTTAGACGTCGACCCATCGCCACCCACAACCTGGCAAGAATCTGTTAACTgataaaccaaacaaaaagctAAAATGCCAATGAAATGACATCATGCTTGCCAACCGATAAGAAACCAGATATGAGGCGATTAAAGAAACCGACCATCAGAGAGATATTTTGTTTGGCGcctcaaaacaaaaaaacaaaaacaaatacgCACAAACTAAAACTGAATTATTGTATATGGCGACTTACTGTCCTTCCTTAAAATATTCCTTCAGCGTTGTGCTGAATTTCTTGGAATATTTGACAAACTCCTTTTTGCGCTGCTCCACAGCCTGTTTGCCAGTGACGCCCGGTATGAATGAACCAATCTCGTTGACCACATCGAGCAGTTTCTTTATGGCGCTGGCAATTTCCCTGCAAACAAAGAACGATATTACGAATTAGGTATATGACGCACACCAATCATTTCTCCGCACTCACTTTATAGTCTCGAGGAAGGTTTTGCGATCATTGATCTCGTCGGGTATGCGACTAAGAATCACCTTAAGAGCAACTGATTTGCGATTAAGCTCCTGGAACGGCTCTTCAGTGCGGGTCAAACGATATTCGTTAACTGAAATAATGAGAGAAATTAATAGTTTCTGCACACGTATGCAGAGATCAGGGGAAACTATGAACTTACGATCTGCTTCCGTAATGTTGCCCTGCAAACGCAAGACGGCCTCATTTAGGTTGACATTTAGATCGGCACGTCGCACAATCGTCGCAACGAGGTCATAGCAGAAGCCCGGATTGTTTTGCTCCGATTTCAGTATGGCCGAGCGCAGCGATTGTGCAGCGCCAACGTCGCGTCGCTCTAGCTGCAAGCAGACATAGTTAACAATTTACGTTTACGCAACCTATCAATTGGGTTCGTGGGCCGCGCACCAGCGACCCCCGCTCCACAAATAACCCACCTGTGTGAAAATAGGCCGCAAAATAACGGGCAGTACGAGAGACGAAGTTGGCTCACGCTGCTCACCCATGGTCATTTCTATGTAAATTCTATTATAATACGTATTCGCGACGTATTCCCCGTGCCTGTGAGTGGTATGGTCGGTGTCGTCTTATGTAGACTGGTGCATGCTGCACTTGACTTAAATGGGCCCTCTCGTCTAGCTTTTAGATTCCTTTCTAACCACACACGCACAGCTtatccaaattaaattaaaaaattaacaaaaactacgttcacaacaaaaatagGCAGTGTTGCCAACAAATCTGTGGTCACATATCGATAAAATCGTCAAATTATCCAACactattgaaaatatttatcgGGAAACTAAATACTGGGAAATGATCAATATTTTCGATGTTTTGAATGAAAATATTCGATATATCGATACTATCGAAAAATGTGCaatcttttattttcatttgaattcaaaaataaaatatttaattttataatatataatgtatatataaaaggtaacaaaaaatataggaatttcttaaaaataacATACCAATATTGCTTCATTATCAACATTAGAGCGCTTTGTCCTGGGTAAAttgtcaatatttttttaaatttatatctGTTACCTATCGATACTGGATAAAAATATCGATTATGGCGCAAAAACGTAAATATTCGATACCTCGATAGTGGCATCGATAGTTTTCCAGCtgttgtgtttattttttcatctctttgtaaacaaattcaaatttcgcagaaataaaatactttgagaaaaaaaatgaacaatgTCTGGGCATGACATTAAGCTAGAAGTATGTGTGGATTCTATCAAATCCGCGTTTGCTGCAGAGGCTGGAGGAGCCTCCCGGATAGAGCTATGTTCAGCTTTGGGTGAAGGCGGACTTACTCCAACAGTTGGCACCCTAAAGACACTTAAGGAGTTGTCTTTTAATTTACCAATCTTTTGTATGCTGAGGCCAAGACGGGGCACAGACTTCGTCTACAGTGATGAAGAATTGCACGCCGTTCTCACAGATATGAGTATGCTGCGGGAAAATGGGGCCGATGGCTTTGTCTTTGGAGCCCTAAACCCCGATCGCTCCATTGATGCAGAGAAATGTCGAATGGTATTAAGCAAGGCAGAGGGTTTGCCAGTGACATTTCACCGAGCCTTTGATCTGACTGATCCAAAGCGTATGCACGAGAACGTTGAACTTCTTAAGGAATTGGGCTTCAAGCGGCTTCTTAGCAGCGGCTTTCGCCCAACAGCGGGTGAAGGAGTGGAATGTTTGGCTCAGTTGATAGCCAAGCATCATCGGGATATTATTGTGATCCCTGGAGCTGGTGTTAAGGTAACTAATCTGGAAGAAATCCTCACAGTTAGCCGTTGCCGTGAATTTCATGCTTCGGCCATGGAAACGGCTAGCGAGGATTACAGTGTATCGACGACCTCTCGCATGGAATGTGATGTCACCATGGGCAAGCAGGATATAGATCCGTATTATGGGACGTGTCAAAACGTT is a window encoding:
- the LOC6646961 gene encoding programmed cell death protein 10 yields the protein MTMGEQREPTSSLVLPVILRPIFTQLERRDVGAAQSLRSAILKSEQNNPGFCYDLVATIVRRADLNVNLNEAVLRLQGNITEADLNEYRLTRTEEPFQELNRKSVALKVILSRIPDEINDRKTFLETIKEIASAIKKLLDVVNEIGSFIPGVTGKQAVEQRKKEFVKYSKKFSTTLKEYFKEGQPNAVFISALFLIRQTNQIMLTVKSKCE
- the LOC6647721 gene encoding copper homeostasis protein cutC homolog; its protein translation is MSGHDIKLEVCVDSIKSAFAAEAGGASRIELCSALGEGGLTPTVGTLKTLKELSFNLPIFCMLRPRRGTDFVYSDEELHAVLTDMSMLRENGADGFVFGALNPDRSIDAEKCRMVLSKAEGLPVTFHRAFDLTDPKRMHENVELLKELGFKRLLSSGFRPTAGEGVECLAQLIAKHHRDIIVIPGAGVKVTNLEEILTVSRCREFHASAMETASEDYSVSTTSRMECDVTMGKQDIDPYYGTCQNVVRKMVTIATAMSSR